Genomic DNA from Streptomyces venezuelae:
AGTGATCTATCTACCCACGGGTAGTCCGGGGCCCTACGCTCTGCAGCCATGACCGAAGTGCTGCGGCGCGGCAGGGCCTCGTTGGCGTTCGCCTTCCTGGTGCAGGGCGTGACCTTTGCCCTGCTCGTGACGCGGATCCCGGCGATCCAGGACCGTTACGGAATATCCGACGGGTTGCTGCCCGTCTTCCTCGCGGCGGTGCCGATCCTGGCGGGGGTCGGGAGCGTGGGCGCCGAGCAGCTGGTCAAGAAGGGGCCGCCGAGCGCGGTGCTGCGGTGGTCGCAGCCTGTCGTGCTGCTGGCGCTGCTGGGAGTGGGCGCGGGCGACGCGCTGTGGCAGGTCGCCGTGGCGCTCGGGGCGTTCGGTCTCGCGGTGGGTGCGCTGGACGCGTCCATGAACATGCTCGGGGTCAGTCTTCAGCGGGCGTACGGGCGGAGCATCATGCTCGGGTTTCACGCCGCGTACAGCCTCGGCGGGATCATGGGGGCGTCGCTGGCGTGGGCCGGGGCGCACTGGGACCTGTCGCTCTTCGTCTCCTATCTCCCGGTCGTTGGAGTCTTGTTGCCGGCCGCGTTGGTCGGAAGTCGGTGGTACGTCGACGGGAAGGGTGTCGCGTCAGGGGCAGGCGAGGTGGGCGGGCGCGGGGGCGGTGTCGTGTTCAAGGCGCTGCTGCCGCTCTGCCTGGTGATGACCTTCGCCTACATCGGCGACTCGACCGTCTCCAACTGGAGCGCCAAATACCTGGAGGACGTGCTGGGGAGCTCGGAGGAGGTCTCCACCGTTCCGTACAACGTCTACATGGTCATGACGCTGGTGGGGCGCGGGCTCGGGGATGTGGGCGTGCGGCGCTTCGGGGCCGTGGCGGTGGTGCGGGCCGGGTCCGTGGTGGCGGCGCTCGGGTTCGCGGTCGT
This window encodes:
- a CDS encoding MFS transporter — its product is MTEVLRRGRASLAFAFLVQGVTFALLVTRIPAIQDRYGISDGLLPVFLAAVPILAGVGSVGAEQLVKKGPPSAVLRWSQPVVLLALLGVGAGDALWQVAVALGAFGLAVGALDASMNMLGVSLQRAYGRSIMLGFHAAYSLGGIMGASLAWAGAHWDLSLFVSYLPVVGVLLPAALVGSRWYVDGKGVASGAGEVGGRGGGVVFKALLPLCLVMTFAYIGDSTVSNWSAKYLEDVLGSSEEVSTVPYNVYMVMTLVGRGLGDVGVRRFGAVAVVRAGSVVAALGFAVVAAAPGAWVGIAGFTVLGLGLCVIVPQTFAAAGRLFPDASDVAVARLNIFNYVGFLIGSPLVGALGDAWNYRGAMVVPMVLVLLTLLYARSFAPGPDRYGDGHEWPRTADVGRGSNGL